One window of Nostoc sp. TCL26-01 genomic DNA carries:
- a CDS encoding ISKra4 family transposase (programmed frameshift), which yields MNQDKQERIKACLQELSTLLYEEADKSKLTDLESIEKTVRSQILELVSPEIAPFFIEQKTGTKVGKTRKIKSLVGELTLKAKQLQKLGLKPRTRLSPLLQKCCLRLSANESYQKAEIEVEALTGVKVGHSTQQKLVLSQDFQLPFAKQAVSEVSVDGGKVRLRGKPKAGCYWRDYKTVRLQGIYYGAFFDDNQSLVDYVNSQRLVNPLVCLGDGHDGVWNLVKEFGKTENFERWEILDWYHLKENLYKVGGSLKRLKAAETLLWQGQIEETQALFLHCRGKQAKNFIAYLEKHRSRIVNYAYYQAEQLCSIGSGAVESAIKQIGARIKISGAQWNVDSVNHILSIRCAYLNGLLAI from the exons ATGAACCAGGATAAACAAGAAAGAATCAAAGCCTGTTTACAAGAATTGTCAACACTACTGTATGAAGAAGCAGATAAAAGTAAGCTGACAGACCTCGAAAGTATAGAAAAAACAGTTCGGAGTCAAATATTAGAACTAGTCAGTCCAGAAATAGCCC CTTTTTTTATCGAACAAAAAACTGGAACAAAAGTAGGTAAAACCAGGAAAATTAAAAGCTTAGTGGGGGAACTGACTCTTAAAGCCAAACAGTTACAGAAACTGGGTTTGAAGCCAAGAACCCGGTTAAGTCCATTACTTCAAAAGTGTTGTTTAAGGCTGTCAGCTAACGAATCATACCAAAAAGCAGAAATTGAAGTTGAGGCATTGACAGGAGTCAAAGTGGGTCACTCAACGCAACAAAAATTAGTGCTGTCACAAGATTTTCAACTACCATTTGCAAAACAAGCAGTTTCAGAAGTCAGTGTAGATGGAGGAAAAGTCCGACTCAGAGGTAAACCGAAAGCAGGCTGTTACTGGCGAGACTATAAAACCGTTCGTCTGCAAGGGATTTACTATGGTGCGTTTTTTGATGACAACCAATCATTAGTTGATTATGTCAATAGCCAACGTCTGGTTAACCCGTTAGTGTGCTTGGGGGATGGTCATGATGGCGTGTGGAATCTAGTCAAAGAGTTTGGTAAAACAGAAAATTTTGAGCGTTGGGAAATCTTGGATTGGTATCACCTCAAAGAAAATCTCTATAAAGTTGGTGGTTCTTTAAAACGGCTTAAAGCTGCTGAAACGCTGTTATGGCAAGGTCAGATAGAAGAAACTCAAGCTTTATTTCTTCATTGCCGAGGTAAACAAGCGAAGAACTTCATTGCTTATCTTGAAAAACATCGCTCTCGTATTGTCAATTATGCCTATTACCAGGCTGAACAACTTTGTTCTATTGGTTCTGGCGCAGTTGAATCTGCTATTAAACAAATTGGTGCGAGGATTAAAATTTCTGGCGCACAGTGGAATGTTGATAGTGTTAATCACATCCTCTCTATTCGTTGTGCTTATCTCAATGGTTTATTAGCTATTTGA
- a CDS encoding DUF1392 domain-containing protein, which translates to MTEQITDLERCWYLSPPWGQNIPPVEVNVLEKVYLKTNRTFGYCLGVQWYGDCWNYVIEVKNDFIYATKHQIIGTGQIQPKTVKKSAFVLGERVLLCFPNHGTKQRLILGIELIEKSWFYLVELALPTFEQSLITSNRFSLVREEDLVRVNV; encoded by the coding sequence ATGACAGAACAAATCACAGATTTAGAAAGATGTTGGTATTTATCGCCGCCCTGGGGTCAAAACATCCCACCTGTTGAAGTCAATGTATTAGAAAAAGTTTACCTCAAGACCAACAGAACATTTGGCTACTGCTTAGGGGTGCAGTGGTATGGCGACTGCTGGAATTACGTTATCGAAGTCAAAAATGATTTCATTTATGCAACAAAACATCAGATTATCGGCACTGGTCAAATACAACCCAAAACTGTGAAAAAGTCTGCTTTCGTTTTGGGAGAACGTGTGCTGTTGTGTTTCCCCAATCACGGCACAAAGCAAAGGTTGATTTTGGGGATTGAGCTAATCGAAAAGTCTTGGTTCTATTTGGTCGAGTTGGCATTACCTACTTTTGAACAATCACTTATCACGAGCAATCGGTTTTCTTTGGTACGAGAAGAAGATTTGGTGCGTGTGAATGTCTAA